A segment of the bacterium genome:
TGGCGCTCTTTGGCGCCGGGCGTTGAGGTGAAAGCAACTTGGGGCACCCGCTACGGCCAATGGGCAGTGCTCAACTGGAGTGGCGAAACCGCGCTCTACTGCAACGGTTTGAAACAAAGCGTCCTGCCGGATTCAGTAGGCAACCAAAGCCTGGCCGCACAAATATTAACGCAGCATCCACATCCGCATCAAGTTCTGCTCATCGCTGGAGGACTGGGCGGCCTCGCTCAGATATTGGCGCCCGGAATCGAACTCACCTATGTCGAAATGGATGAAAAAGCACTGCGACGGACAGTCCCTTTTTTAAATGAGAGCTGGCGAGTGACCACAGCGTTTCAGGACGGTCGGCGTTTCCTGCTGACAACCCGCCAGCAATATGACATGATCATCATAAACGCAGGCCGCCCCAGCACAGCGCTGACCAACCGTTTGTATACCCGCGAGTTCCATCACTTGGCGAAGAGCCGGCTGAACGCCGGGGGCGTGCTGGCATTCTGTGCGATACCGGCGGGTGAAAATATGATGGGTCCTGAACTGCATCATCTCAACAGCGCTCTGTATCAGGACTTGGATTCGTGCTTTGCCCATGTGCTGGCGCTGCCCGGAGATGCGGCGCACTATTTCGCCTGCGACTACGCTGCGGTCCTCTGTCGCGATCCGGACAGTCTGGCGCAGCGCTATCTCGATCTCCATCGTCAGGATCGCTATTTTCATCCACAAATGTTTCGCACCCTTATGTTGCCGGAACGGCTCGATCACTTTAGCCGTTCGCTGCAGCAAACGTCGGCAAGCAACCGGGATGAACAGCCGGTCAGTTATTATCTCGATTGGCTGATCTGGCTCAAACAGGTGTCCGGCTTCTCCGCCCCGGCCGCCACGCTTCGGCCGCAGCCGGTGCTGCCGGCCGCCTTTGCCCTCAGCCTGGGATTGATGATCCTGTTCTGGATCCGTCAACATAACTCCACCGGACTGCTGATGATCATGGCGCTCAGCGGCCTGATCGCCATTGCGGTGAACATCATTTTCCTTCTGATGCTGCAGAGCCTATTCGGCTATGTGTATGAAGGCATGGGCTGGGCAGTGGCCGCCTACATGGGCGGCATGACGATCGCGGCGGCAGCGGTGCACCGGTTTAGACCAGCGCCGGAACGATGGATTCTGCGCATCTGCCTGGGTATGCTGTGCTTTTTGTTGACGGTCATGCCGGTCTTTCGGCAGTTTATGGTCCACTCCGGCATGGCCCTGTTCTTTCTCTGGCTCTTTGCCTGCGGCGCGTTCGCCGGCACCCTGTTTCCTCTGCTCAACCGGTTGCTGCGCCATCAGGGCAAGAAGAACCTTACCAGTTTATATGCAGCGGATCTGATCGGCTCTTCCCTGGGTGCGTTGCTGGTGAATTTTTTCGCCATACCCATGCTCGGTTTTACTGCCACTCTGTTTTGGCTGTGCGGATTTTGCGCACTGGCGCTGGCAGGATCCGTATTGTTTGTCAGGAGCAAATAATATGATGCCTGCAAGAGTTGCTCTTTTACTTTTCGCCTCTCTAGGGAGCACATGTATGGAATCGAATACGCCCCAATCGGAAAGTCCGTTCGAGGAGCAGTTTCGCCGGCTGCGCGAACAGATGGTCTTGGTCCAGATCGAAGAACGCGGCGTCAGAGACGCGCGGGTGTTGCAGGCCATGCGCAAAACGCCCCGCCATCTTTTTGTTCCTGATGAATACAAAATGCTGGCCTATCGCGATCATCCTCTGTCCATCGGCTATGAACAGACCATTTCGCAGCCTTACATCGTCGCCTACATGACGGAACAGCTCCGACTGGCGCCCGGTGACAAGGTGCTGGAGATCGGCACGGGATCCGGATATCAGGCTGCGGTGCTCGCCGAACTGGTGGATCAAGTTTACTCCATAGAGATCATAGAGCCGCTTTGCCGGCAGGCGCAGGAACGGCTGAAAAAGCTGCATTATGACCGGGTGTCCGTGCGTTGTGGGGATGGCTATGCGGGCTGGCCCGAGGCTGCGCCCTTTGACGCCATTATCCTGACCGCAGCGCCGGCGGAGATACCCGAGACTCTGGTCGCGCAGCTGGCGGTGCACGGACGCATGATTCTGCCTGTGGGAGAAGAAAAACAGGAGCTGGTGTTGATCGAAAAATCAGCAGACGGCAGTCTACATCATCATCCCCTCCTGCCGGTGCGGTTCGTCCCCATGACCGGAGGACCCCGCAGTCTGCCTGAGAATGATAAAAAGTGATCGCGTGGCTGTAACATCCAGGAGCCCGCATCGTATTTATAAGAGGAAAAGGGCTTGCTTTTTCACAACTTGACGTCACAGCTCCACTGCCTGTTAAAGCGAACCTCGACGCATAGATCCATGAGAGTTTTCCGGAAAGCGAGGAAACACGATGGATACCATCGCATCGCAGCGTAAATTATATCGCTCCCGTCGGCACAAAATCATTGCCGGAGTCTGCGGCGGTTTCGCCGAATACGCCGGACTGGACATTGCATTGGTTCGGGTGTTCTGGGTATTGGCCGCCTTGTTCAACGGTGCAGGCATTTTAGCATATGTCGTCTGTCTGTTCATCATGAAAGAAAATCCGCAGAACGAGGGTGAGGAGGTCATGTCCACGTCCGAGAAAAGAAAGAGACCCGAATGGACTCTGGGGCTGATCCTGATCATCATCGGCGCGGTCCTGTTGCTGCACAACCTGACCGGTCATGAATGGTGGCTGCCCTGGAGATGGTTTGGGATATTGAACCTTCATATTCGCGAGGTATGGCCGGTGCTCCTCATCGCTCTGGGCATGGCCATATTACTCCGTCGTCCCCAATCCGATGATCCGGCCAAGACAGCCGCTGAACCTTCCAATTCATTGTATCGCTGCCGGAAGGACCGTATGATCGGCGGCGTCTGCAGCGGATTGGCCGCCTACTGGCGTATCGACGTCACGCTGGTTCGCATCATCTGGATTCTGACCAGCCTGCTGGGCAGCCTCGCCGCCGGCGGAGTGGCCTATCTTCTGCTGCTGGTGCTGATCCCAGAAAAGCCGTATCCTGAGGAACAAATCACGCACTCGTGACGTTGGCAATCAATGCCGACGCAATGCATACATAGTAAAACGGAGAAAACGCATGAACCGAGATCGCTCGTCCATCAGTCTGGGGCTGGTCCTTATCCTCATCGGTTTGGGATTAATGCTCCATCGGTTGGATCTGTTGAATTTTGACTTTGAGCAGATCTATCCAATCGTAGCTCTGGCCGTGGGCTGCTTTTCCGCGGTGGCGGTGGCCCGCGGCGATAAAAATTCCGCCTTTTGGTCCGGTTTTCTGCTGCTGTTCGGCGGTTTAACCTTTCTGCGCAACTATAGCATCGTGGATGCACTCTGGAGTCTGAGCCCCTGGTCGCTGCTCATGGCTTGTCTGGGTCTGGCCTTCATCGCACTGTACTTTTTCAAACCCAAAGACTGGGGGGTATTGATTCCCGGCAGCCTTCTCTCCTTCGTCGGCCTGCTCATGATTCTGCACGATCTGGATTACTCTTGGTTTGAACTGGCCAAAATCAAATCCCTGTGGCCCATCGTGCTGATCGTCATCGGCATCGGCATCCTCGTCAGCTCGTTCCGAAAAAAAACGAACTAAGCGACTCAACCAAAAGCGGCCATGGCGTACGTGACCGTCCTGACCGCTGATAAAGGACCCTCATGTTCAAAAAAATCCTGCGCCCTGTCGGCCTCGGCCTGCTTTTGCACCTCTCCCCGCTGATTGCATCACCCCCCTCCCGCGGTTTTGCTTTTAACGATAAAGTAGTGCTGGCCTATTATTACATCTGGTTCAGCGAGGACAGCTGGTTGAACGATCCCTATGGACGATTCAAGGAGATCTTTCCCCTGGCCGGCGCCTACAACTCCTGGGAGCCGGCGATCATCGAAAAGCACCTGGCACAGATGCAGCGCGCTAAAATCGACGCTCTGGCCGTCTCCTGGTGGTTTGATCCGGCGCCGAATAAAACCAATGTGACGCTCGATCGGGTGTTCGAAACCGCCCAGGCGAAAAACCTCAAAGTGACCATCGATTACGAACGAGGCCGCAGCCCGCTGGATCAGGTGTACTCGGACCTCTCTTTTTTTCTTGAACGCTATCGCGATCATCCGGCCATGCTCAAAGTGGAAGGCCTGCCGGTGGTGATGATCTGGACCGCCTGGGGGCATACGCCCGAGGAATGGCGGGACCTGTTCGGCCGACTGGAAAAAAGCGGATCGGCCTCTTTCCCGATCATGTCCGGCAGCTATGAGGGCGGTAAGGGAAAACGATACCTCAATCCCTTTCGCGCTCTTGAAGAGTACACCCTGGTCGATATCGAAGACTGCCGGCTGGCGGAGTACATGCAGACCATGCGCAGCCATATCGATGCGTATAACGATGCATTCGGATATAAAAACGGCAAACCGGCGCAGCATCATGCCACCATCAGCCCGGGCTATGACGAACGCACCCATCCCGGCCGCCAGCTGAAAAACGGCGGCTGGCTGGGCGCAGGCTGGAAGGATCGGACGAAATTCGGCGTGAGCTATCCAGATGATAGCCAGGGCGCTTACTATCGCGGCACGTTCGAGGCCGCCATGAGCTCCAACCCCGACTGGCTGCACATCTCCACTTTCAACGAGCTGGCGGAACAGAGCCATATCGAAGCCACCAGAGAATTCGGCTACACCTACATCGACCTGACCGCAGAATTGGTCGACCGGTTTAAAAACAAAAAATGATTAGAATCATTCAACTCGGAAGACTTTTGTGAAATCAATCTTGATCAAACAGCCGGGCCACTTTGAGATCATTGACCAAGCGATACCGCGGCCGGCCGAAGACGAATTGCTGATCCGGGTTACCTTCGTATCCCTGTGCAACCAGCACGACTGGAAAGTGAACAAGGGATTGTATCGTGATCAGGTGTACCTTGAGTACGGCATCCCAGGATTCCCCGGCCATGAGGGCGTTGGAATCGTAGAGGCGATGGGAAGCGGCGTGGCGAATTTTAATATCGGCGATGTGGTCGTCATGTCCGGTTTGGGCGGACCACCGCTGTACGCACAATATGTAACCCGCAAAAGCACCCTGGTGGCACGGGCTCCATCCGGCGTGGCGATGGAGCCATTGGCCATGGCCGAACTCATCGCCTGCGTGCATCGGGCTTGCGGCAAAGTACCTGAGCTCGAGAACAAAACCATATTGATCTCCGGATGCGGACCAGGTGGATTAGCGGCTGTTCAGATCTGCCGCACCTATGGCGCGCGCACTATCACGGCTTTGGATGTGCAGGCTGACCGGCTCCAATTGGCGCTGAGTTTGGGGGCAGACGCCGTCGTGGATGCAAAAGAGAACGCAGCCGTTGAGGCGCTCAGCCGCCAGGGCGTGGAGATCGTCATCGAATGCACCGGCAACCCTAACGCCATGCAACGCGTCTTTCGCATCGCGCGCCAGACGGTCGTCATTTTCAGCTACAGCGAGGGAGAGCTGTGCATCCCGCTCTGGCCGCTGTTCGATTACGAACTCACGATCTATAATTCCAAATGGCTGACCAATGAGGATCTGCAGAGCGTCGTCGACCTTATCACAGCCGGGAAAATCCGCACCACCCCCCTGATCAGCGCCATCGCTGATTTTACCCATTATCCTGATCTGGTGGAAAAAATCGGCCGTGGAGAGATCATCAAAGCGGTCATGAGGGTATAACGTTGGAAGGACAAGCATGAAATTGGGTTTGGACAGCTACAGCTATCATCTCGCCTTCGGCCGCCACGCGGATTTTACGCCGAAACGGAAAATGACCTTGCCTCAGTTCATCGACCGCGTCGCTGACCTGGGGCTGGACGGCTTTCAAATCGATCCCATGCATCTGACTGCAAGGGACGAGGCCGCTCTGCATAAAATCGCGCAACACGCACAGGCCAGAGGGCTGTTCCTGGAGTACGGCGCCATGGGGTTGGAGCCCTCTTATCTGTCGGCAGAATTGGAGGTCTGCGCCAAGCTGGGATCACCGGTGTTGCGCACCTTTGCCCATTTCAGCCGCTACGCAAAAACCACGCGTATCGATCAGGAAATAAAGCGGGCGATCCGCTCCCTCCATCGGGTGACACGTAAAGCCGAACAACTCGGCATTCGTATCGCGGTGGAAAATCACGGCGATTTCAGCGCCGACGAACTGGTCCGGGTGATAAAAACGGTGAACAGCCCCTGGGTGGGCATCTGTCTGGATCTGGGCAACTCTATGGCGACCATGGAGGATCCGCTGCAGGCTGCGGCCAAAATGGCGCCCTATGCCGTGACTACCCATTTCAAGGATCACTGCGTGCAGTTGACCTACAGCGGCTACTCGGTAAACGGCTGCGCCCTTGGTGACGGCGTGATCGATCTGGCTGCGGCGTTGCGGCTGTTGAAGGAGAAAACCAAGCTCGATCGGATCATTCTGGAAATCCCATGCCCGGCCGCTGCGACACAAAAGCAGACACTGGAAAGGGAAGAAAAGATGGTGAGCCGCAGCGTGGCCTATGCGCGCGGGATTCTCAAGATCAAGTGATCAAAGGGCAGAGTGTTTCACAAAGACCTGCTTCCATCAGCCGACACCTGCAAGAGGCGTTAGAAGACCCGGAACTCATATGGCATTCCATTCCGCAAAACGCGCTGCCTTACTGATCAGATTCGATGTTCGATCAGTAAAAATAGCTACAGCTAAAGGGAACGGGTCGAGCGCAAAAGAAAAAAGGCGTGTTCATACAGCAACGCGCCTTTTTTTCTTAGGAGGATCAATGAAGATACTGAAAGGGCCATCTTCAATATCTTGTCGAACTTTTTACGCTGAAAGCGTGAACAAGTTCCCGGATAATCAAACTTTTTCGCCGTATTCGGACTTGAGAAACTCGAAAGTGCGGATCATATTCTCGTATTTTACCCTGCCGTAATTATAGAAATCAAATGATTTAGCCGAGATCTGTTTTTGCACCATGCTCCACAGAAACCAGTAGGCGTCTGCAAAGGGTTTGTACAAATCCACCCAATAAAGGGTTTGCTCTAACTCGTCTTTGCCGCAGTACGCTTCTATCATCTGCTTTTCATTCTGCCGAGGCACGCGCACCTCTTGAAACAGATCGCCCAGATCATAGTACGCAGGCGACATACCGGCATATTCCCAGTCGATGATGTAGACCGGCGTATGATAATGAGATACCCACTCCTCATCCACTAAAATAAAATTCTCTGCCACCAGATCATTATGGCAGGCGACATATCGATCCTCGGGAACGGCGATTCGCTCCGCCAGCCGGTCCAGACGTTCCAACGACCGGTCCACCTCAAATTCCGCAAAGTGGACGCCCAATCGCTGCTGCAGCAGATCAGCCATGGCATGCACTTGTGTTTGGGGATTGAACAACCGGTTCAAGCGGACACCGCTTTGATGCATACGGCGGATGGGGGGCATGACTTTGGCATACAGGGAGGGATTCAAAAAATCCGGGTTGCTCAGGGTGATGCCGTGGCCGACAAACTCGACGATCGTGACTCCCCGCTCAGGAAGGTATTTGATCAGCGCAGGGCCGATGCCCAGCTCGGCCATTCGGGCGATAGCCTGCACTTCGTCATCCCGGTTGATATACAGTTCTGTTTTTTCTCCATGAATGCGTATGGAATAATCGCCTTTGGCGGATTGAACGCGATAGAGGCGGTTGGTGTTACCTCCGGAAAGTTCCTGAATCATGACAGGAAGGCCTTGCCATTCCGGCAACAGATCCCAACAGATCTCTTGAGTGAATTCATCGTACAATAGATTAGCCGGACGCATCCCTCTCTCCGTATCCGATGTTGAAAGCCGGCTTTGCTCTGTCCTAATGAGTGCCGACCCGGTTCCAGAGTGTTGCGATGAGCAGACTGCAAAAAAGCGCGATCCCG
Coding sequences within it:
- a CDS encoding protein-L-isoaspartate(D-aspartate) O-methyltransferase — encoded protein: MMPARVALLLFASLGSTCMESNTPQSESPFEEQFRRLREQMVLVQIEERGVRDARVLQAMRKTPRHLFVPDEYKMLAYRDHPLSIGYEQTISQPYIVAYMTEQLRLAPGDKVLEIGTGSGYQAAVLAELVDQVYSIEIIEPLCRQAQERLKKLHYDRVSVRCGDGYAGWPEAAPFDAIILTAAPAEIPETLVAQLAVHGRMILPVGEEKQELVLIEKSADGSLHHHPLLPVRFVPMTGGPRSLPENDKK
- a CDS encoding PspC domain-containing protein, encoding MAILLRRPQSDDPAKTAAEPSNSLYRCRKDRMIGGVCSGLAAYWRIDVTLVRIIWILTSLLGSLAAGGVAYLLLLVLIPEKPYPEEQITHS
- a CDS encoding zinc-binding dehydrogenase: MKSILIKQPGHFEIIDQAIPRPAEDELLIRVTFVSLCNQHDWKVNKGLYRDQVYLEYGIPGFPGHEGVGIVEAMGSGVANFNIGDVVVMSGLGGPPLYAQYVTRKSTLVARAPSGVAMEPLAMAELIACVHRACGKVPELENKTILISGCGPGGLAAVQICRTYGARTITALDVQADRLQLALSLGADAVVDAKENAAVEALSRQGVEIVIECTGNPNAMQRVFRIARQTVVIFSYSEGELCIPLWPLFDYELTIYNSKWLTNEDLQSVVDLITAGKIRTTPLISAIADFTHYPDLVEKIGRGEIIKAVMRV
- a CDS encoding sugar phosphate isomerase/epimerase, giving the protein MKLGLDSYSYHLAFGRHADFTPKRKMTLPQFIDRVADLGLDGFQIDPMHLTARDEAALHKIAQHAQARGLFLEYGAMGLEPSYLSAELEVCAKLGSPVLRTFAHFSRYAKTTRIDQEIKRAIRSLHRVTRKAEQLGIRIAVENHGDFSADELVRVIKTVNSPWVGICLDLGNSMATMEDPLQAAAKMAPYAVTTHFKDHCVQLTYSGYSVNGCALGDGVIDLAAALRLLKEKTKLDRIILEIPCPAAATQKQTLEREEKMVSRSVAYARGILKIK
- a CDS encoding phosphotransferase, encoding MRPANLLYDEFTQEICWDLLPEWQGLPVMIQELSGGNTNRLYRVQSAKGDYSIRIHGEKTELYINRDDEVQAIARMAELGIGPALIKYLPERGVTIVEFVGHGITLSNPDFLNPSLYAKVMPPIRRMHQSGVRLNRLFNPQTQVHAMADLLQQRLGVHFAEFEVDRSLERLDRLAERIAVPEDRYVACHNDLVAENFILVDEEWVSHYHTPVYIIDWEYAGMSPAYYDLGDLFQEVRVPRQNEKQMIEAYCGKDELEQTLYWVDLYKPFADAYWFLWSMVQKQISAKSFDFYNYGRVKYENMIRTFEFLKSEYGEKV